CAACCCATGAAGGAATCACGGTAGCGCGCACGCGCTCATACGACCGCGAGCGTCCTGGTGCGGCAGAGGGGAGGAGGATGTCTCCATCTGCTGGATACACCCCCACCAGAGAGTACGGACTCCCACGGTCCGTCGAACTCTCCCACCTGCGACTACCGTTCGACCCGCTTCACCATCCCCTGGCTCAGTCACGTACCTCGGGGAGGACGCTGTTGACTGCCGCCCGACCCTTGTCCGTCGCGGTGACCGTCTCGAGGAGCTGGACGATGTTCGAGCCGAGCTTGGCGCCGAAGGTGTCCATCAGCGACCGGGCCCCGCTCTGCACATCGGAACCGTTGGCGACGATGGTCATCTTCGCTGCGGACATCGCCTGGGCCAGCGCGATGCCCACGGCTTGGTCGGCCTTCACCTGCTCGATGGTCACCAGGTACTTCTGGTAGCCCTCGTCCTTGCCGATCTTCTCGGCCAAGGTGATCTGCGCGGTGACTGGCGCCATCAGCATCTTTTCCTGGGCCTCGGCGTTTGCCTTGCCCTTGGCCGCGATGCCTTCCGCTTCCCTCATCGTCGCCGCCAGCGCGCCCTCCGCCTTGGCCGCGATTCCTTCCGCTTCCCTCATCGTCGCCGCCAGCTCGCCCTCCGCCTTGAGCTCGACGACCTTGCGCGCTGCCTCCGCGTCGACCACCTGCATCTCAGCGGCCCTCCGCGCGGCGATGATGGCGGTCTCCTTCTGGATCTCGGCCTTCTTAACCTCCTGGACCTTCATGACCTCCATCTCCCGCTCGGCGGTGGTCTTGGCGGAGGCCTGGACCTCCTGCTTGGCCTTCTCCCGCTCGATACCGACGATGCGCTCCTGCTCCGCGGTACGGATGCCGATCTGCTGCTTCTTCTCCTGCTGACGAAGCTCGATCTCCCGGGAAGCCTCGATCTCGGCTGCTTCCGCGGCCCGGTTGTTCTCCGCCACCGCTACACGGGACTCCTTGTCGATACGGGATTTGTCCTTCTCCATGATCTTGGAGATGACCTCGGAGCCCCTCGCATCCCGGATGTCCATGAACTCGATGGTCTTCACGGTCGTCACGCCCCACTCCCTGAGCTGAGAATCCACCTCTCCGGTGAACGCTTGCCCAAGGGATCCGCGGGCTTCCATGATCTCCTCGAGG
The Vulgatibacter incomptus DNA segment above includes these coding regions:
- a CDS encoding SPFH domain-containing protein, yielding MSPALPERPSGASRFAACRDEASRGLERPRPADRTLSDGEVSPAYGSPWLNSGQIGHGPEATEGVGDPTYGAGGSRRRPFDPRVEQVHEVEIHVGEDGMFPVVAVGVIVVPLFAFAVLTITILKLRTVVPTNMVHIVQSKAGAVSYGRSSKSGNVYYAWPSWLPIIGVVVSRLPEANFSVSLTDYEAYDSRRLPFVVDVTSFFRISDSSMAATRIDHYQELANQLKAILQGSVRRILATHTLEEIMEARGSLGQAFTGEVDSQLREWGVTTVKTIEFMDIRDARGSEVISKIMEKDKSRIDKESRVAVAENNRAAEAAEIEASREIELRQQEKKQQIGIRTAEQERIVGIEREKAKQEVQASAKTTAEREMEVMKVQEVKKAEIQKETAIIAARRAAEMQVVDAEAARKVVELKAEGELAATMREAEGIAAKAEGALAATMREAEGIAAKGKANAEAQEKMLMAPVTAQITLAEKIGKDEGYQKYLVTIEQVKADQAVGIALAQAMSAAKMTIVANGSDVQSGARSLMDTFGAKLGSNIVQLLETVTATDKGRAAVNSVLPEVRD